A window of Streptomyces broussonetiae genomic DNA:
TCGACGCGGGCTGTCTGCACGGCGTGCACTCGGCCGTCGTCATCGGCGTGGGCAATGTGGCGGTGGACGTGGCCCGGATGCTGGTCCGCAGCGCCCCGGAACTGCAGCCGACGGACATCCCGCAGGCGGCCCTGGACACGCTGATCGCGAGCGGGATCACCGACGTGCACATGGTGGGCCGGCGTGGTCCGGCGCAGGCCCGCTTCACCACCAAGGAACTGCGCGAGCTGGGCACCGTGCCCGACACCGAAGTGATCGTGCAGGAAGCCGAGTTGGCCGCGACCGCGCCCGACGCACTGACGGCCGTCCAGCGGCGCAACGTGGAGGTGCTGCGCGGCTGGGCGGCCGCACCGCCCCGGCAGGCGGCCCGCCGGATCCGGCTGCGCTTCTTCCTGCGGCCCGTGGAACTGCTCGAGCGCGACGGCCGGGTGGCCGGCGTGCGCTTCGAGCGGACGGCACCGGACGGGAACGGCGGGGTGACGGGCACCGGCCGGTACGAGGAGGTGCCGGCCCAGCTGGTGCTGCGCTCGGTGGGCTATCGCGGAGTACCGCTGGAGGGGCTGCCGTTCGACACGGCGAGCGGCACCGTGCCGCACCACGAGGGCCGCGTCCTGCGCGACGGCGTCGTCTCGCCGGGCGAGTACGTCGCCGGGTGGATCAAGCGCGGGCCGACGGGTGTCATCGGCACGAACAGGCCGTGCGCCAAGGAGACGGCGGTCTCCCTGCTCGCGGACGCGCCCGCGCTCGCAGCCGCGCAGGTGCCCGAGGATCCGTTGACGGCACTGCGGGCGGCGGGCGTCGAACCCGTGCCGTGGCACGGCTGGCTGGCGATCGAGCGGGCCGAGGCCGCGCTCGGCGCACAGCTCGGGCGCAGCGTGGTCAAGCTGGCCGACTGGGACGCGCTGCTGGGGGCGGCGCGGTCGGCGTAGCAGGGTCGCCGGTTTCCGGGCGGGGAGGACACACACCGGCAACCGTTCGGAAATCAACAAACCGTTCAAGGCACTTACGGTCTCGTCCTGTTCGGATGCCCCGCCCGCCGCCGCTGGAGAACCCATGGCCACCACCGCAGACGTGCACCCCGTCGACGAGATACTCCCGGTACGACAGCTGGCCGCCTTCGGGCTGCAGCACGTGCTCGCGATGTACGCGGGCGCGGTCGCCGTGCCGCTGATCGTGGGCGGCGCGATGAAGCTGTCGGCCGCCGACCTGGCGTATCTGATCACCGCCGACCTGCTGGTGTGTGGTGTCGCCACGCTCGTCCAGTGCGTCGGCTTCTGGCGCTTCGGTGTGCGGCTGCCGATCATGCAGGGCTGTACGTTCGCGGCCGTCTCGCCGATGGTGCTGATCGGGACCAAGGGCGGCGGGCTGCCCGCGGTCTACGGCGCGGTGATCGTCGCGGGGCTGGCGATCATGCTGCTCGCGCCGGTCTTCGGCAGGCTGCTGCGGTTCTTCCCGCCGCTGGTGACCGGCACGGTGATCCTGATCATCGGGGTCTCGCTGCTGCCGGTGGCGGGCAACTGGGCGGCGGGCGGCGCCGGTGCGAAGGACTTCGGAGAGCCGAAGAACCTGGCGCTGGCGGCCTTCGTGCTGCTGGTGGTCCTGGCCGTGCAGCGGTTCGCGCCCGCCTTCCTCGCCAGGATCGCCGTCCTGACCGGGATCGTGGTGGGTCTGGCGGTCGCGGTGCCGTTCGGGTTCGCGAACTTCAGCGGGGTCCGGGGCGCGGACTGGGTGGGCATCAGTACGCCGTTCCACTTCGGGGCGCCGGCGTTCCACGGGTCCGCGATCGTGTCCATGCTGGTGGTGGCGCTGGTGACGATGACCGAGACGACCGGTGATCTGATCGCCGTCGGCGAGCTGACCGGGCGAACGGTGGAACCGCGTTCCCTCGCCGACGGGCTGCGCGCGGACGGTCTGTCGACGGTGCTCGGCGGGGTGTTCAACACCTTTCCGTACACGGCGTACGCGCAGAACGTGGGCCTGGTCGGCATGACGCGGGTGCGCAGCCGCTGGGTGGTCGCGGCGGCCGGCGGGATCCTGGTACTGCTGGGCCTGTTGCCCAAGCTGGGCGCGGTGGTCGCGGCCGTCCCGGAGCCGGTGCTGGGCGGCGCCGGTCTGGTGATGTTCGGTACGGTCGCGGCGAGCGGGCTGCGGACCCTGGCGGGGGTGGACTTCCACGGCAACAACAACCTGACCGTGGTGGCCGTTTCGGTGGCGATCGGCATGCTGCCGGTGGGCGTGCCGACCGTCTACGGCAGGTTCCCCGACTGGTTCCAGACGGTGATGAACAGCGGCATCAGCGCGGGCTGTGTGTCCGCCGTCGTGCTGAACCTGGTCTTCAACCACCTTCCGGCGAGGGCGGGTTCGGACACGGCAGGTCCGGCCTGCGCCGCCACCGCCGACGGGGCGGCCCGCCGTCGGTGGCGATGAGCCGTTGCCACGGCTGCCCAGGACACGACGCGCCGTCACCGATGCCGATGCCGATGCCATTGCCGATGCCGGGAGTCTGACGAGGATCGCGGGCGCGGGTTCGCTGCCGCCTGGCGCCGTCGCGCGAGCAGCAGCTGCCGGTCGCTGATGACCCGGTCGGTGACATGGGTGGCGGAGCCCAGGTCGTCCCGGGCGCCCTCGACCACCTCTCCTCCGCGGGAGCCCACGGCCGTACCGGAGGCCGGGCGCGGACGGCCTGCCTGGACCGGACCGCCCACCGGGCCGCCCGCTTCGAGCCGGCCCGCGCACGGCGGCGGCGCTGACACCAGGGTTCACCGGGGCGTCGCGAGCCGGGTGCTTCAGGCGCCCTCGCCGAGGCGCAGACACTGCCGGCCGGCGGCGGCGAGAAGGCTGTCGAGCAGCCCCGGGAAGAGGCTGTCCAGATCCTCCCGGCGCAGGCCGTTCATCTTGGCCGTGCCCCGGTAGACCTGGCGGACGACCCCGCTCTCGCGCAGCACCCTGAAGTGGTGCGTGCTGGTGGACTTGGTCACCGGAAGGTCGAACTGCGAGCAGGTCAACTCTGTATTCCGGGCGGCCAGTTCGCGCACGATCTGCAGTCGCAGCGGATCGGAGAGAGCATGCAGCACGGCCTCCAGGCGGATCTCCGACCGCTCCGGGTGCGGCAGAGCACGGCCGGCGGTGGCGGTCTCGG
This region includes:
- a CDS encoding FAD-dependent oxidoreductase is translated as MLRVAVVGSGPSGCYTAQSLVQQDPGVHVDVLDRLPCPYGLVRYGVAPDHEKIKSLQGNLRGVLEHERVRFLGGVRVGGPDGLPVERLRQLYHAVVYCVGAAADRRLGIPGEELPGSWSATDFVAWYSAHPDAVDAGCLHGVHSAVVIGVGNVAVDVARMLVRSAPELQPTDIPQAALDTLIASGITDVHMVGRRGPAQARFTTKELRELGTVPDTEVIVQEAELAATAPDALTAVQRRNVEVLRGWAAAPPRQAARRIRLRFFLRPVELLERDGRVAGVRFERTAPDGNGGVTGTGRYEEVPAQLVLRSVGYRGVPLEGLPFDTASGTVPHHEGRVLRDGVVSPGEYVAGWIKRGPTGVIGTNRPCAKETAVSLLADAPALAAAQVPEDPLTALRAAGVEPVPWHGWLAIERAEAALGAQLGRSVVKLADWDALLGAARSA
- a CDS encoding nucleobase:cation symporter-2 family protein, which gives rise to MATTADVHPVDEILPVRQLAAFGLQHVLAMYAGAVAVPLIVGGAMKLSAADLAYLITADLLVCGVATLVQCVGFWRFGVRLPIMQGCTFAAVSPMVLIGTKGGGLPAVYGAVIVAGLAIMLLAPVFGRLLRFFPPLVTGTVILIIGVSLLPVAGNWAAGGAGAKDFGEPKNLALAAFVLLVVLAVQRFAPAFLARIAVLTGIVVGLAVAVPFGFANFSGVRGADWVGISTPFHFGAPAFHGSAIVSMLVVALVTMTETTGDLIAVGELTGRTVEPRSLADGLRADGLSTVLGGVFNTFPYTAYAQNVGLVGMTRVRSRWVVAAAGGILVLLGLLPKLGAVVAAVPEPVLGGAGLVMFGTVAASGLRTLAGVDFHGNNNLTVVAVSVAIGMLPVGVPTVYGRFPDWFQTVMNSGISAGCVSAVVLNLVFNHLPARAGSDTAGPACAATADGAARRRWR
- a CDS encoding ArsR/SmtB family transcription factor, giving the protein MTETATAGRALPHPERSEIRLEAVLHALSDPLRLQIVRELAARNTELTCSQFDLPVTKSTSTHHFRVLRESGVVRQVYRGTAKMNGLRREDLDSLFPGLLDSLLAAAGRQCLRLGEGA